The Capsicum annuum cultivar UCD-10X-F1 chromosome 1, UCD10Xv1.1, whole genome shotgun sequence sequence CCTTTTATGAAACGACATATTGTTTTGGGAAAGGAGTGATTGTTCAGATAGTTGTAGTtgtagttgtgtctgttcagaaaaagacacaatgtttcgaatgaacagacatgactcttccaaaggatacaccttttcggatgaatCATTGCCtcctttcggaaggggcacttgatggctatataaacctgcatttatccacaggttttggtatgaaaaatttctgaatacaaactcttctttcttcaaaacattccttgcgatcaatcaaatcgttgagtgggttcgacgaatccaattatttgaggtaccactatagttggattgaaagccattttatcctaggaggaagattccaaaacctcgggtacagtttattccttaaggacactccgtgaagtcgggagacttggctttacatttctgtttcatcttaatttctgaaaaaataacacacttcttagaaagatcactttgatcttgtgttgagggtattgttgtacttcatagtattcttgttttaaacttgaactagtgttgaagttattgtgtcaaattacagattcttgtacccgaaaacgtTGAAAAACAACACCCGACACACCTCATTAATTACTAgaccacacccttgggtgcaaaTTAAAGAgtacatcttttttcttttataactgTGGTGTCAAAAATAGCTTATGTTCATcttgactaattccacgggacacctgccacctcccacccaccaacaacatatacatatatatatgtgtgtggtggGAAGGAAGGGAGGGGAGATATTTGACCCTAAAATCTCATAGTTCTAAACGCTCCTCATGCCTCATTGACCACCAGGCCACACCCTCGGTGCAAATTAACGTCTACACACAACTTTATGTGCTTATTtaaagggcagcccagtgcactaaagatactgctatgcgcggtgtccggaaaagggccccaccacaagggtgtattgtacacaGCCTTACATTGCATTTCTATCAGAGACTATTTCCAAATCTTGAACCCATGActtcctggtcacatggcagcaactttccCTCATGGCAGCAACTTTCCCAGTTATTCAAAGGCTCCCCTTCCTTTATGTgcttatttaacatctataaatcatcataaagtctATACACAAGTTTATGTGCTTATTTAGTCtctataaatcatcataaagtctATATACAGGTTTATGTGCTTATTTAACCtctataaatcatcataaattagaCATTTAGATAAAGGATCAGGAAAAAAATTGGTATAAAAAAGGGGAAAGAGTAGAGGGAGAGACCTACGTCTGTTTAGGGTAAGAAGGCGAGGAAGGAACACGCTTGTTCCTAAACATCATATAAGCAAGTGGCAATACAACGCCGATCATCATTACTGCTGCTCCCATCATGTACCTCATTGGGCTCGGCGCTTCCACTTCTACCACTCTCATCTACACCAAATGCAATCACAAAAGCACCACggtaattaaaaatatatatatatatatatatgctctaTATGTTATAGGAAAATACAAGAATATAGAAATTCCATCGAGTAAagagaaaattgtgaaagttgaATGGGAAGAAGGAGGACTTACGGGCATTTTTGCAGCAAAAATTGATCAGATCGAACTTCAGGTAGAGGTTTCTAGGACTATATACTATTGAAGATTTGATCTGGAGGATTTTTGCCCTTTTggcttttaatcttttttttgttAATTGCACATCTTGCCTCTCTTTTTTGTCAAAATGTGTTTTTAACATATTCTCCCGATTTCATTTTACTTGATAAAGTTTAAATATGTCataaaactattaaaatgatTCATTTGTGCATCTATGACAGCAAGTTCATGAAATTCATGTCGTTGTTTTTGAGAAAAGGCATTTTTCCCCTTAATTTGTTCGTAAAACTCACTTTagcatttaaacttaactttcatttatttacctccttaatatctttaaaatgtATTTGTTTGACCCCTAAAGTTAttgtgatattttaaaaaaaaaataggcacgtttatttattaaaaagaaaaaaaatcacattttttaattaaaaattaatataatcccactttttattttaatatacattaaaaaaatattctttcttcttcaatgccCTCAGCCCCCATGGCCCACACCCACACCCTACACTCTTTTCTTCTCCAATTGATCAAGAACAACAATACTCATTTTCTTTAAACCATCGATTCCTTCATTAAGTATCTCATTCATTTTCTCCAATCATTAAtttctccattaacaacctctctcattttcttcaaCCATTAATTCCCCCATTAACAACTTCACCCGTTTTTTTCAACCATTAATTTTTCCATTAACAATCTCACACGCATTCTCAATCAACACTTTCAAAATGATAATTAATCGAACACAAGATGTAATGATTAAGATGTAATAATTCAACATTCTtataccaaaaaagaaaaaaaatcacccTTTAGCTGGAACCTTCgaaaaaaaatgaagttttttttttactttgcttTTTTCTGATTTTGGAAACCATAATTAACCATGTGATTGGTTTAAGATCATCATAGCGATTAtgttatttcaaaatcaaatcttcAGCCCTCACAATCAAAGTTATATTTGCAATTTATCACTATGTTTACGTTGGTCCaagactattttaaaaaaaatgaagtttttttttctttttgaaaaaaacaattgAGATTCAATTGAAAAACTAGAGGAAGTGGGGCGCTGAAAAATGGGGAGGGGGTCTTGCGTTTGCAGGGTAGGGGGTGAGGGTGAGGGTTGGAAGAGGAAAAAATGTAGAGAGGGCGGGGTGGGTGGATGGGGTGGggatgtgaagaagaaagaaaatggggagGGGGGaaggggatatatatatatatatatatatatatatatatatatataaataaaatagtatatacatattttttatttttttaaaaaaaattatataaaaataatgtaagggggattattttttttttttgaaaaatagtaatttcttacgTGGTAATGACGTGACTCCGACGTGGTATTGACGTGGCGTTGATGTGTAGGCGAGTGTAACagactctccgttgtgagagtgatATTCAATTTTGAGGGGtaaaaataatacactttaaagatgttaaaaggggtaaataaacagaagtttagTTTAAGTACTAAAGTGAGTTGAGCGGATAAGTTCAAGGAGGAAATCATGTCTTTTCTCTTGTTTTTTAATTGGGGTTTTATTATAATCATGTCATTGTTTGCTTATTCAATTTATGAAATGAAGAGAATTTTGTTATACTTTTCTCTTTCTACCTTTAATATTAAATAaccaaataaagtaataatagttAAATTTAGATTTCCAAATCAACATTAGTAAAGTTAACTTAGTAAATATAtcactaattaatttatttttttaaaatgtgtgTTGCGTCAATAAGGCGcaaataatatgaaatagaggAAATATACATTAAGGACCGTAATGTTATATTGGATGTATGGACATATGAGCAAAGATAAGAATAGGAATGATGATATACAACATAAAGATAGAAATGACCTTGGTGGTGAACAAGATGAGAAAGGAAGGATTAAATGATTCAAATATGTGAAAAAAATGCACTAGTGTAGATGCGACAGAGGTTGTTATAGATAGTTATATGAGAGAAAGAGATAGGTCGATGAAGTATTGAGAGGTGATTAAACATTAACATGCTGCAGCTATAGCTTACCAATAATACGATCATAAATATGTGATTGTGAAGGACGCAAATTGAGGTGAGTTAAATAGACAGTTGAGATGTCTTACTTAATCTTTCATGCTACCTAGTTGTCATAATATTATCCAGAGAGTTtgtagttattttatttatgtttctaACTCTTTGATAATCGTACTATTTTGTGATAGTAATCGTACTATTTTATAGTAGTATTTTATCATGCTTTCTTTGATATTTTATCTTAGATCATTCCTTTTCATTGTTTCTCTTTTCGAactattttgtaatattttactTGAGTAGAAAGCCTGTCAAAAACAATCTCTCTATTTTGTAGACATATATCACGGACCAAAATAGCCCAACCCCCAAGACATTAAGGACCACTTTGatcattttctcttcttctttccttcaatAAAACAATACTCAcctgtttcataataaatgaattgttgaactTTGACacatatattaagaaaaaaatattaaagatataaatttaacacaattttttatttttatcctaaaaaagaaaaattaaccttataatacctttttaaatcataaggaaaattttaaaaaaaaattcaataattcatttattttgaaacactaataaatatccccaacaattcacttgaaacggagagagtatagtAACAACCTAAAACATGCAAAATTCCTTCCAATTTTCTATTCCTCATTCATTTTCACCCCCAAAATTTCATTTCCCTCTAACATACAATTTGAATTCGTTCACTTCTTCGACTCACCATCAACCTGTCCCCGCCCACACACCCCTAGCTCAAAAAATGGAAGAACAAGAAGGTTCATTACTCCACCTAACAATGGAGAAAGGGCCTAATTCGGGTCAAAATCTGAGCTACAAACCCGGTTCAAAGATCCAAATTGGTCGGGTCATTCGTGGGAATACAATCTCCATCAAAGACGAAGGGATTTCTTCTAAGCACTTAAGTATCCATTTCGAATCCGGGTTATGGGTCATCAATGATCTCGGATCCTCAAATGGTACATTTCTCAACAAAATCGCAATTGACCCGTCTCGGCCCACTAAACTTAACAACGGCGATGTGATCAAAATCGGCGAAGAGACGTCAATTAAGGTTGGAATTGAAGGAATGAGAGTTGATTTAGGGGAAAATAGGAGGAGGAATACGAGGCGTAAAGGATTGGGAGTGATTGAT is a genomic window containing:
- the LOC107867734 gene encoding uncharacterized protein LOC107867734, with amino-acid sequence MPMRVVEVEAPSPMRYMMGAAVMMIGVVLPLAYMMFRNKRVPSSPSYPKQTNKVLI